The following proteins are encoded in a genomic region of Planococcus lenghuensis:
- a CDS encoding acetyl-CoA C-acetyltransferase, whose amino-acid sequence MQNVYLVDGARTAFTSFGGSFASTDVTKLGTVTAVEALKRAGVSPENVGHVIYGNVIHSSTNAAYLARHIGLEAGVPKEVPALTLNRLCGSGAQAVVSAAQTIMLDEADIVLAGGAENMSMAPYSNFNQRFNAPKMGSLEFEDMLAATLLDRYTGSGMGMTAEKLAEQYGITREEQDAFAAESHRRAAKAAKDGIFAGEIVGVEVKTRKGTVIIDKDEHIKPETDAESLAKLRAAFKNDGTVTAGNASGINDGAASVVVAGERAIERQNLKPLARIVSWGITGVDPSIMGIGPVPAIRQALERSELSLDDIDLIEVNEAFAAQYLSVERELGLKGDIVNMNGGAIALGHPVGTSGTRLLLSAARQLQKRNGKYAIASLCIGGGQGIAVVIERA is encoded by the coding sequence ATGCAAAATGTTTACTTGGTCGATGGAGCAAGAACGGCATTTACCTCTTTTGGAGGCTCATTTGCCTCAACGGATGTAACTAAGCTTGGCACGGTAACAGCAGTGGAGGCGTTGAAGCGTGCGGGGGTTTCACCCGAAAATGTTGGTCATGTCATTTACGGAAACGTTATCCACTCAAGTACAAATGCAGCGTATTTAGCACGTCATATCGGATTGGAAGCAGGAGTGCCGAAGGAAGTTCCGGCCTTGACCTTGAATCGGCTCTGCGGTTCAGGAGCTCAAGCGGTAGTATCCGCAGCACAGACCATTATGCTCGATGAGGCGGATATCGTACTGGCGGGTGGGGCCGAAAATATGTCGATGGCACCTTATTCCAATTTCAATCAACGATTCAATGCACCCAAAATGGGCAGCCTTGAATTTGAGGATATGCTGGCAGCCACACTTCTTGATCGTTATACCGGAAGCGGAATGGGTATGACGGCAGAAAAACTGGCAGAACAATATGGAATTACCCGCGAGGAGCAGGATGCATTTGCTGCGGAATCACATCGACGGGCAGCGAAAGCGGCGAAAGACGGAATATTTGCCGGAGAGATCGTTGGTGTAGAAGTGAAAACTCGGAAAGGTACTGTGATAATCGATAAGGACGAGCATATCAAACCGGAGACCGATGCAGAGTCACTTGCCAAACTGCGGGCCGCATTTAAGAATGATGGGACGGTGACAGCCGGGAATGCATCCGGCATTAATGACGGCGCGGCCTCAGTTGTGGTGGCGGGCGAGCGGGCTATTGAACGGCAAAATTTGAAACCGCTCGCACGAATTGTTTCTTGGGGGATTACGGGTGTCGACCCGTCTATCATGGGCATTGGCCCGGTACCGGCTATCCGACAGGCCTTGGAGCGCTCAGAGCTTTCATTGGATGATATCGACTTGATCGAAGTGAATGAAGCCTTCGCGGCTCAGTATTTGTCTGTAGAACGGGAACTGGGGTTAAAAGGGGATATCGTAAACATGAATGGTGGGGCTATTGCGCTCGGTCATCCGGTCGGTACGAGCGGAACACGGCTCCTGCTTTCAGCGGCACGCCAATTGCAGAAACGAAACGGCAAGTATGCTATAGCTAGTCTCTGTATCGGCGGCGGTCAAGGAATTGCGGTGGTGATCGAACGTGCGTAA
- a CDS encoding DUF2294 domain-containing protein, with product MAKNTLVQSEISGYISNLLRAHFGKGPTAVYVTIEHSFISIHFRGFLAAMEKNMMDQNELRKVLVTRNLIIRNLEPEIMDKIEELTGSRIQEFYTDWNFEKETGLIIGVIDGEFEKQPSAEPDSVNEQALRNYIDRASGITQKTPARTDLYWLDNRTLLVRRSEILLEIEKEFIRSGFLEELKFSRKQLENRAFQEAEPETVLEGSIEEMFLFWNFEKDQGYTVFRLGKKKE from the coding sequence TTGGCAAAGAACACTTTGGTTCAAAGCGAAATCAGCGGGTATATCTCCAATCTACTCCGTGCCCATTTCGGGAAAGGCCCGACTGCGGTTTACGTCACCATTGAACATTCGTTTATCAGCATCCACTTCCGCGGTTTTTTAGCGGCGATGGAGAAGAACATGATGGACCAGAACGAGCTGAGAAAGGTGCTGGTTACCAGAAACTTGATTATCCGCAACCTTGAGCCGGAAATTATGGACAAGATCGAGGAACTGACAGGGAGCCGGATTCAGGAATTCTATACGGACTGGAATTTCGAGAAAGAAACAGGCCTGATCATCGGTGTGATTGATGGCGAGTTCGAGAAACAGCCCTCGGCCGAACCGGATTCCGTGAACGAACAGGCGCTGCGGAATTACATAGACCGGGCAAGCGGTATCACACAGAAAACGCCTGCCCGGACCGATCTCTACTGGCTGGACAATCGCACGCTATTGGTCCGCCGTTCGGAGATCCTGCTGGAAATTGAAAAAGAGTTCATCCGAAGCGGGTTCCTGGAAGAGTTGAAGTTCTCAAGAAAGCAGCTGGAGAATAGAGCTTTTCAGGAAGCCGAACCGGAAACCGTGTTGGAGGGGAGCATTGAAGAAATGTTCTTGTTCTGGAATTTTGAAAAAGACCAGGGGTATACCGTCTTCCGGCTCGGCAAAAAGAAGGAATGA
- the leuD gene encoding 3-isopropylmalate dehydratase small subunit, protein MEAFKKTTGIVAPLDRANIDTDAILPKQFLKRIEKRGYGQYLFYDWRYTQNGELNPEFLLNKPEYRNAQILLTRENFGCGSSREHAPWALEDFGFKAIIAPSFADIFYNNCFKNGILPIALSNEKIQLLFEKAEADEDYHLTVDLEKQIIQDADRIEMQFEVDDYRRDMLLNGLDEISATIQFEKEITEFEKGHRVFYSI, encoded by the coding sequence ATGGAAGCTTTTAAAAAAACCACCGGCATCGTTGCGCCGCTTGACCGTGCCAATATCGATACTGACGCTATTCTGCCAAAGCAGTTTCTGAAGCGCATTGAAAAACGAGGATATGGGCAGTATTTGTTCTATGACTGGCGATATACGCAAAACGGAGAGTTGAATCCGGAATTTCTTTTAAATAAACCCGAGTACCGAAACGCTCAAATTCTGCTGACAAGGGAAAACTTTGGCTGTGGCTCATCGCGTGAGCATGCTCCTTGGGCACTTGAAGATTTCGGCTTCAAAGCGATCATAGCACCTTCTTTCGCGGATATTTTCTATAATAATTGCTTTAAAAACGGTATCTTGCCGATTGCACTGTCGAATGAAAAAATTCAACTGCTCTTTGAAAAAGCAGAAGCGGATGAAGATTATCACCTGACAGTGGATTTGGAAAAGCAAATTATCCAGGACGCTGATAGAATCGAAATGCAATTTGAAGTGGATGATTATCGCCGTGATATGCTGCTTAATGGTTTGGATGAAATATCGGCAACCATACAATTCGAAAAAGAAATTACCGAGTTTGAGAAGGGACACCGTGTCTTTTATTCCATATAA
- a CDS encoding Y-family DNA polymerase, whose product MTAQSSDRERVIACLDMRSFYASCAAVEHGLDPLRDCIAVVANLDRNGSVVLAVSPEMKRRFGVRTGTRLYEIPGDPDIYLLEPKMDFFLEVSMEITKLIGEYVPKTAIHVYSVDECFIDLTGTEKLWGPPEETIRHIQDELYRQFQLPSAAGVGPNMLLAKLSLDLEAKKTGFAWWRLEDVPEKLWPVTPLSEMWGIGSRMEYNLNSMGIFSVGDLAQADLKQLEERFGVIGHQLYQHAHGIDFSYLREQDAQAEPVSFSKGQMLYRDYITEKDIMTVLLEMCEEVARRAREAGKAGRMIHLGIGYSKAVFGGGFSRSKSIDEATNDTMQIYRVCQALFHDHYQDKPVRSITVSVGTLEDETSMQLSLFEAQKWRRRKLAAVMDAIRRKYGSTALLRAVSYTEAGTAVSRAGLLGGHKKREGNDAS is encoded by the coding sequence ATGACTGCTCAATCCTCTGATCGTGAACGTGTGATTGCCTGCCTTGATATGCGGAGTTTCTATGCGAGCTGCGCGGCGGTGGAGCATGGGCTCGACCCGCTCCGGGACTGCATCGCGGTTGTCGCAAACCTGGACAGGAACGGCAGTGTCGTGCTGGCTGTGTCACCGGAGATGAAGCGGCGGTTCGGCGTCCGCACCGGCACCCGGCTGTATGAGATACCGGGTGATCCGGACATTTACCTGCTTGAGCCGAAGATGGATTTCTTTCTGGAAGTGTCGATGGAGATTACGAAGCTGATCGGGGAGTATGTGCCGAAGACGGCGATCCACGTCTACAGTGTCGATGAATGCTTTATTGACCTGACCGGCACGGAAAAACTGTGGGGGCCGCCGGAAGAGACGATTCGCCATATCCAGGATGAGCTGTACCGGCAGTTCCAATTGCCATCGGCGGCCGGTGTCGGTCCGAATATGCTGCTGGCGAAGCTGTCGCTCGACCTTGAAGCGAAGAAGACCGGATTCGCGTGGTGGCGGCTGGAGGACGTGCCGGAAAAATTATGGCCGGTCACGCCGCTCAGCGAGATGTGGGGCATTGGTTCACGGATGGAATATAATCTGAACAGCATGGGCATCTTTTCCGTCGGCGATCTCGCGCAAGCCGACCTGAAACAGCTGGAGGAACGCTTCGGCGTAATCGGGCATCAACTGTATCAGCACGCCCACGGCATTGATTTCAGCTATTTGCGCGAGCAGGATGCGCAGGCGGAACCGGTGAGTTTCAGCAAAGGGCAGATGCTTTACCGGGATTACATAACAGAGAAAGATATCATGACCGTGCTGCTCGAGATGTGCGAGGAAGTCGCACGGCGGGCGCGGGAAGCCGGCAAAGCGGGGCGCATGATCCATCTCGGCATCGGCTACAGCAAAGCGGTGTTCGGCGGCGGGTTCTCCCGCTCCAAGTCGATCGACGAGGCGACGAATGACACGATGCAGATCTACCGCGTCTGCCAGGCGCTGTTCCATGACCATTACCAAGACAAGCCGGTGCGCAGCATCACCGTGTCGGTCGGCACCCTGGAGGACGAGACGTCGATGCAGCTGAGCCTGTTCGAAGCGCAGAAATGGCGGCGGCGGAAACTCGCGGCCGTGATGGACGCCATCCGTCGGAAGTACGGTTCCACCGCCCTCCTGCGCGCCGTGTCCTATACGGAAGCCGGGACAGCGGTATCACGGGCCGGCCTGCTCGGCGGCCATAAAAAACGGGAAGGGAATGATGCATCATGA
- a CDS encoding flavin monoamine oxidase family protein: MDKPVIIIGAGLSGLHAASLLTKQGINCKILEARDRIGGRVLSLPVPDRPDLGRFDLGPTWFWPQYESRITELVEELGLETLVQNNDGDVLVERFQIKPPERCALQENMDERGVRLAGGIQSLIEALAAKIPAETIELETRVKKVRLDESGNITVEAEHADGKAESIQAQAVILALPPRLVARHIAFSPALPGDLLADIAEKPTWMGSQAKAVAVYDRPFWRESGLSGLVLSSVGPMQEIYDASPANGAGALFGFFGMPAEVREQMGQEKVLKLVADQLVKLFGSEAENPQAILYKDWAGDAETAVEEDASPFKNYKSYGQPPAAGVWEKKLVFAGTETNAAYSGHLEGALQSAEQAVSKISGLN, from the coding sequence GTGGACAAACCGGTCATCATCATAGGTGCGGGTTTAAGCGGGTTGCATGCCGCATCTTTATTGACTAAACAAGGAATCAACTGCAAGATTCTGGAGGCGAGGGACCGGATAGGCGGCCGGGTTTTAAGTCTGCCTGTTCCAGACAGACCGGATCTTGGAAGATTCGACCTCGGCCCGACGTGGTTTTGGCCGCAGTATGAAAGCCGGATTACCGAGCTTGTTGAAGAGTTGGGTTTGGAGACGCTTGTTCAAAATAATGACGGCGATGTGCTGGTGGAACGGTTTCAGATCAAGCCGCCGGAGCGCTGTGCTTTGCAGGAAAATATGGATGAAAGGGGCGTCCGTTTGGCTGGGGGCATCCAGTCGTTGATCGAGGCGCTTGCAGCGAAAATTCCTGCGGAAACCATTGAGCTGGAGACGCGCGTCAAAAAAGTACGATTGGATGAGTCGGGGAATATCACAGTTGAAGCTGAACATGCCGACGGAAAGGCAGAAAGCATTCAGGCACAAGCTGTCATTTTAGCGTTGCCGCCACGGCTTGTGGCGCGTCACATTGCGTTTTCCCCGGCCCTTCCAGGCGATCTGCTTGCCGATATCGCGGAGAAACCAACATGGATGGGATCCCAGGCCAAGGCCGTTGCCGTCTATGACCGGCCGTTCTGGAGAGAATCCGGGCTTTCCGGGCTTGTTTTAAGTTCCGTTGGTCCGATGCAGGAGATCTATGACGCTTCACCGGCAAATGGAGCAGGTGCCCTGTTCGGTTTCTTCGGGATGCCAGCGGAAGTACGTGAACAGATGGGCCAAGAAAAAGTGCTGAAATTGGTGGCGGACCAGCTGGTGAAGCTCTTCGGCAGTGAAGCGGAAAATCCACAGGCGATCCTTTATAAAGATTGGGCCGGCGATGCTGAAACGGCCGTTGAAGAAGACGCCAGTCCTTTCAAGAATTATAAGAGCTATGGCCAGCCACCGGCAGCGGGGGTATGGGAAAAGAAACTGGTCTTTGCCGGTACAGAGACGAACGCGGCGTACAGCGGCCATCTTGAAGGGGCCCTTCAGTCAGCTGAACAGGCAGTCTCCAAAATAAGCGGGTTGAATTAA
- a CDS encoding YjzC family protein has translation MANQERFKTGEVAPESGKYVFDSYMNDEDAEQPDSDEGELDMDKGDQFPPTPSTNKAAYWVKQNS, from the coding sequence ATGGCCAATCAAGAACGTTTTAAAACAGGAGAAGTAGCACCTGAGAGCGGAAAATACGTCTTTGACAGCTATATGAATGACGAAGATGCCGAGCAGCCTGACAGCGACGAAGGTGAGCTTGACATGGACAAAGGGGATCAATTCCCGCCGACACCTTCCACAAATAAAGCAGCTTACTGGGTAAAACAGAATTCATAA
- the leuC gene encoding 3-isopropylmalate dehydratase large subunit — MGRTLYEKIWDRHVAVKQEAQPDILYIDLHLIHEVTSPQAFDGLRMNNRRVRRPDRTVATMDHSVPTSDRDKPFEDKIAEKQVHALRQNCKDFGIKLFDLFSRQQGIVHVIAPEMGLTQPGQTIVCGDSHTATHGAFGTLAFGIGTSEVEHVLATQTLKQAKSKTLAVNFVGDLPMGTTAKDLILALIGKYGHDFGTGYVIEYRGKAIRALSMEERMTICNMSIEIGARAGLIAPDQTTFNYLKQRPHAPKDKEWEEAMDLWSELYSDEDAVFDQSVDFDCTEIEPQVTWGTNPGLVVSVNGQVPDTKDFPVEKRRMIENSLEYMDLQPGTLMTDINVNTVFIGSCTNSRIEDLREAAKIVDGYKVADGVRAMVVPGSQMVKQQAEQEGLAKIFINAGFEWREAGCSMCLGMNPDIANPGDRIASTSNRNFEGRQGRDSRSHLVSPPMAAAAAIKGHFVDVRNWQTKIAEEV; from the coding sequence ATGGGTAGAACATTATACGAAAAGATTTGGGATCGGCATGTAGCGGTGAAGCAGGAAGCGCAGCCCGATATCCTGTATATCGATCTTCATCTTATCCATGAAGTTACTTCTCCTCAAGCTTTTGATGGTCTCCGAATGAACAACCGTCGGGTTCGGCGTCCTGATCGGACGGTTGCCACGATGGACCATAGTGTGCCGACTTCAGACCGCGATAAGCCATTCGAAGATAAAATTGCTGAAAAACAAGTACATGCCCTCCGTCAGAACTGCAAAGATTTCGGCATAAAATTATTCGACCTTTTTAGCCGCCAACAGGGCATTGTCCATGTGATCGCTCCGGAAATGGGATTGACACAACCAGGACAAACAATCGTATGCGGCGATAGCCATACAGCCACCCATGGCGCGTTCGGTACTTTAGCTTTTGGAATCGGGACGAGCGAAGTGGAGCATGTTCTTGCAACACAGACATTAAAACAGGCCAAGTCGAAAACTTTAGCAGTCAACTTTGTCGGCGATCTCCCGATGGGTACGACTGCGAAAGATCTGATATTGGCATTGATCGGTAAATATGGGCATGATTTCGGGACGGGTTATGTCATTGAATACAGAGGAAAAGCTATCAGAGCTTTGTCGATGGAAGAGCGTATGACAATCTGTAATATGTCAATCGAAATCGGTGCCCGCGCCGGCCTTATTGCACCGGATCAAACTACTTTCAACTACCTTAAGCAAAGACCGCATGCACCTAAAGACAAAGAATGGGAAGAAGCAATGGACCTATGGTCGGAATTATACAGTGACGAAGATGCTGTATTTGACCAATCAGTAGACTTTGATTGTACCGAAATCGAACCCCAAGTGACTTGGGGAACAAATCCGGGGCTTGTAGTGTCCGTCAATGGACAGGTTCCTGATACAAAGGATTTCCCGGTCGAAAAAAGAAGGATGATTGAAAACTCATTGGAATATATGGATCTTCAGCCCGGCACTTTGATGACGGATATTAACGTGAATACGGTTTTTATCGGCTCCTGCACAAACAGCCGAATTGAAGACTTGCGTGAAGCGGCAAAAATTGTGGACGGCTATAAAGTGGCTGATGGTGTCCGGGCAATGGTGGTTCCCGGATCGCAAATGGTGAAACAGCAGGCGGAGCAGGAGGGGCTGGCGAAAATTTTCATCAATGCCGGATTTGAATGGCGGGAAGCGGGATGCAGTATGTGTCTGGGGATGAATCCGGACATTGCAAATCCTGGAGATCGTATTGCTTCAACCTCAAACCGGAACTTCGAAGGACGGCAGGGAAGGGATTCAAGATCTCACTTGGTCAGTCCGCCGATGGCTGCGGCAGCTGCCATCAAAGGCCATTTTGTCGATGTCCGGAACTGGCAGACAAAAATCGCGGAGGAAGTGTGA
- a CDS encoding CaiB/BaiF CoA transferase family protein, translating into MAKATETPDVDETTETAERLPLEGIRILELGTLLAGPFTGRMLGDFGAEVIKIEAPDKADPMRQWGKQKDGEGLWWPIQSRNKKSITLNLRTEEGQEIFKDLVKEADVIIENFRPGTMEKWNLSYEILSGINPGIIMTRTSGYGQTGPYHKRAGFGSVGEAMGGIRHITGFPDRAPSRIGISLGDTLAALFATIGTLTALHERNHSGRGQVVDTAIYESVFSVMESTIPDYLLAGYVRERMGNILPGVAPSNIYLTKEGTYIVIGANADGVFKRLCEAMGRPELFEDPKYHTHHARSANMTELDQLIEEWTKTQETKEVLELLAEKGVPSGLIYSAKDIVEDPHYQAREMIITTEHPTLGEFPMPGIVPKLSRTPGKVKHVGAETMGKYNEEIYGNLLKYDEEKLAELKGNDII; encoded by the coding sequence ATGGCTAAAGCGACAGAAACACCTGATGTGGACGAAACAACTGAAACGGCAGAAAGGCTGCCTTTGGAAGGAATAAGAATACTTGAACTCGGCACATTATTGGCAGGTCCTTTCACCGGGCGTATGCTTGGAGACTTTGGAGCGGAAGTCATCAAGATTGAAGCTCCTGATAAAGCGGATCCGATGCGTCAATGGGGAAAACAAAAAGACGGCGAAGGTCTGTGGTGGCCGATTCAATCCCGTAACAAAAAATCGATCACTTTGAATTTAAGAACGGAAGAAGGGCAAGAAATTTTCAAGGATCTTGTAAAGGAAGCTGATGTCATTATCGAGAACTTCCGTCCAGGAACGATGGAGAAGTGGAACCTTTCCTATGAAATCCTTTCCGGGATAAACCCTGGAATCATCATGACAAGAACTTCCGGGTACGGACAGACAGGACCCTATCATAAACGGGCAGGCTTCGGCAGTGTTGGAGAAGCTATGGGCGGCATCCGTCACATAACAGGATTTCCGGACCGGGCACCGTCAAGAATCGGTATTTCTTTGGGTGATACGCTGGCTGCGCTATTTGCCACGATCGGGACGTTGACTGCCCTTCATGAAAGGAACCATTCAGGAAGAGGGCAAGTTGTCGATACGGCCATCTATGAATCTGTATTCTCCGTGATGGAAAGTACTATACCTGATTATTTATTGGCTGGTTATGTACGTGAACGGATGGGCAATATCCTGCCGGGCGTTGCTCCTTCCAATATTTATCTGACCAAGGAAGGAACCTATATCGTCATCGGGGCAAATGCGGACGGAGTATTCAAACGACTTTGCGAAGCGATGGGCAGACCGGAGTTGTTTGAAGATCCTAAATATCATACACACCATGCCCGAAGTGCCAATATGACAGAATTGGATCAATTGATCGAAGAATGGACGAAAACACAGGAAACAAAAGAAGTCCTGGAACTATTGGCTGAAAAAGGCGTACCTTCCGGGCTTATTTATTCCGCAAAAGATATTGTGGAGGATCCTCATTATCAGGCGAGGGAAATGATCATAACAACTGAACATCCGACACTCGGAGAGTTTCCGATGCCCGGGATTGTTCCGAAACTCAGCCGTACACCTGGAAAAGTAAAGCATGTCGGTGCAGAAACGATGGGTAAATATAATGAAGAAATATATGGGAATCTACTAAAGTATGATGAAGAAAAATTGGCGGAACTGAAAGGGAACGACATTATTTAA
- a CDS encoding YolD-like family protein: MKQNRHMKLQGDIKDRGMVKWQGMMLPEHNQLLRDWYAEDGQDTKPELTADDLELIQEEIETALTRRCEVKLKTWRDHKFQFHRGVIKEVNSAQKLLVFEDPFNEYRIAAREIVGIQTME; the protein is encoded by the coding sequence ATGAAGCAAAATCGGCACATGAAGCTGCAGGGGGACATCAAGGACCGCGGTATGGTGAAATGGCAGGGCATGATGCTGCCGGAACATAACCAATTGCTCCGGGACTGGTACGCGGAAGACGGTCAGGACACGAAACCGGAACTCACGGCAGACGATCTCGAACTTATCCAGGAAGAGATCGAGACGGCCCTCACCCGCCGGTGTGAAGTGAAACTGAAGACGTGGCGGGACCATAAATTCCAGTTCCACCGCGGCGTGATCAAGGAAGTGAACAGCGCGCAGAAGCTGCTCGTGTTTGAGGATCCGTTCAATGAATACCGGATTGCGGCCAGGGAAATCGTCGGTATCCAGACGATGGAGTAA
- a CDS encoding hydantoinase B/oxoprolinase family protein yields MTKIDSITVDIIENALKNIKEEMDVTLFRSAMSPVIREQHDCFPMITDAEGKMVVGNFGSHIPEVTNQFPEGMHEGDVIFVSDPYSCGGSVSHVNDWMIILPIFHQKKLVGYSSMFGHVIDVGGPVPSSMPVTATSIYGEGIRFPPVKLYDKGVLNEAIIKIIKANTRTPLENYSDLMALVASCRTAEKRVKELCERFGEEPYAEALDALLDRTEKMMRHLIANFLPTTPVSFEDYIDDDGLNNGPFKMKLTMWREGDNAYFDWTGTDEQAPGPINYYLSEPMFKMFIGSFLISVYDPAINFNDGFYDLLHIETPEGTLMQPKSPAALGCRTHALSRLFDVLSGVLAVNSPESSPAAGYGTSPYFIFSGIDEKDRPFNLMEVMYGGLPGRPIGDGLDGHSWWPAFVNIPTEYLETYYPLMVNSYKTGTDSGGAGKNRGGNCNEKLYTILSSGIISIHDDRAKIQPWGINGGEPGSSSSKVLIKKDGTQIPLPSKVDNVEVEKGDQILFITGGSGGYGNPLERDPEKVRLDVARGLVSKEKALKSYGVQLDGQLEVDHKETESIRAQMAKENGEPESFNFGDRDQVLVKL; encoded by the coding sequence ATGACAAAAATAGATTCGATCACAGTTGATATTATTGAAAACGCCTTGAAGAACATAAAAGAAGAAATGGACGTGACCTTATTCCGTTCGGCCATGTCACCGGTAATCCGTGAGCAGCATGACTGCTTCCCGATGATCACAGATGCTGAAGGCAAGATGGTGGTGGGTAATTTCGGTTCGCATATTCCTGAAGTGACAAACCAGTTTCCTGAAGGTATGCATGAAGGGGATGTCATTTTTGTGAGCGATCCCTACAGCTGTGGAGGATCTGTTTCCCACGTCAACGACTGGATGATCATTCTCCCGATTTTCCATCAGAAAAAACTGGTCGGTTATTCGTCCATGTTCGGCCACGTCATTGATGTCGGAGGGCCGGTGCCTTCAAGTATGCCGGTCACCGCGACAAGCATTTATGGAGAAGGCATCCGCTTCCCGCCAGTGAAGCTTTACGACAAAGGTGTATTGAATGAAGCAATCATCAAAATCATTAAAGCCAATACGCGCACACCGCTGGAAAACTACAGTGATCTCATGGCACTGGTGGCGTCCTGCCGAACAGCTGAAAAGCGCGTCAAGGAATTATGCGAACGGTTTGGCGAAGAGCCTTACGCAGAGGCTTTGGACGCGTTGCTCGATCGTACAGAAAAAATGATGCGTCATCTGATCGCCAATTTCTTGCCGACGACGCCGGTGTCCTTCGAAGATTACATTGATGACGACGGCTTGAATAATGGGCCGTTCAAGATGAAGCTGACAATGTGGCGTGAAGGGGATAATGCGTATTTCGATTGGACGGGAACCGATGAGCAGGCTCCAGGTCCGATCAACTATTACTTGAGTGAGCCTATGTTCAAAATGTTCATTGGATCGTTTCTGATTTCCGTCTATGACCCGGCGATCAACTTTAATGATGGATTCTATGATCTGCTTCACATCGAAACGCCGGAAGGAACGCTGATGCAGCCAAAATCCCCGGCAGCTCTGGGATGCCGTACCCATGCGCTAAGCCGTCTGTTTGACGTATTGAGTGGCGTACTGGCGGTCAATTCTCCCGAAAGCAGTCCGGCAGCCGGATATGGCACAAGCCCTTATTTCATCTTCTCGGGAATCGATGAAAAGGACCGTCCATTCAATCTTATGGAAGTCATGTACGGAGGACTGCCTGGCAGACCGATTGGTGATGGGCTTGATGGGCATTCGTGGTGGCCGGCATTTGTCAATATTCCAACAGAATATCTCGAAACTTACTACCCATTAATGGTGAATTCGTATAAAACCGGAACAGACTCAGGGGGAGCAGGTAAAAATAGAGGCGGTAACTGTAACGAGAAACTTTATACCATTCTATCTTCGGGGATTATCTCCATCCATGATGACCGTGCCAAAATTCAGCCTTGGGGCATCAACGGAGGAGAGCCCGGATCTTCTTCATCAAAAGTGCTGATCAAGAAAGATGGGACGCAGATTCCATTGCCTTCAAAAGTCGATAATGTAGAAGTTGAAAAAGGGGATCAGATTCTCTTTATCACAGGAGGAAGCGGAGGCTACGGAAATCCGCTTGAACGCGATCCTGAGAAAGTGAGACTGGATGTCGCACGGGGGTTGGTCAGCAAAGAGAAAGCGCTGAAATCCTATGGTGTTCAACTGGACGGGCAATTAGAAGTGGATCATAAGGAAACAGAATCTATACGTGCACAGATGGCAAAAGAAAATGGAGAACCAGAATCCTTCAATTTTGGAGATCGTGATCAAGTACTGGTAAAACTGTAA